In a genomic window of Thiolapillus brandeum:
- the hyfB gene encoding hydrogenase 4 subunit B has protein sequence MDPLVLALTGIVLALASAGLALFSSRYSLLTRALVIPLLGVSGILVAVSGIQVLLSGSMVFTAELPFGLPWLAWHVRLDMLSAFFLLLIGVVCVAVAFYAPGYVREFEHGRNSMAALGGFTGLFVAGMQLVVLADDAFLFMVAWELMSLSSYFLVTFQHEHSANRRAGFLYLMMAEIGALCILLSYGVLAGNGHGFAFDAMRAAQVNGMWATVAFALAFLGFGMKAGLLPVHAWLPEAHPVAPSHISALMSGVMLKVAVYGFIRFSFDLLGGIQWGWGVAVLLVGSVSALMGVLYALMQHDLKRLLAYHSVENIGIIFIGLGLAMVFEGTGHHLLAALGLVAALYHTINHALFKSLLFLGAGAVLHSSHQRDMEHMGGLLKLMPWTGLFFLVGCISIAALPPFNGFVSEWLTFQAALQAWALENGVLRSLIPITAAMLALTGALAAACFVKVYGVSFLGQARSKQARKAREVDPGMRLGQGLLAGLCLLLGVFPATVIQLIDTIPRELLHTGLDKATAHGWLWLTPMGEQTASYSAPLVLLGLLVAWWLAAWVLRRGAVREVRRCDAWDCGFSPLNARMQYTATAFAQPIRRVFGMLFLMEEAVKHDEGGRLRHSLHVGDRLWGWLYAPVIHAARQAGRVAGRLQTGHLRNYLGWTLGTLVVVLWLIS, from the coding sequence ATGGATCCTCTTGTTCTGGCATTGACGGGTATTGTTTTGGCTCTGGCGTCCGCTGGTCTGGCCTTGTTCAGTTCACGTTATTCCCTTTTGACTCGTGCTCTGGTGATCCCTCTTCTGGGAGTTTCCGGCATCCTGGTGGCGGTTTCCGGAATCCAGGTATTGTTGTCCGGCAGTATGGTTTTCACTGCGGAATTGCCTTTTGGCCTGCCGTGGCTGGCCTGGCATGTACGTCTGGATATGTTGTCGGCCTTCTTTCTGTTGTTGATTGGCGTGGTTTGCGTGGCCGTGGCTTTCTATGCTCCCGGCTACGTGCGTGAATTCGAACATGGCCGGAATTCCATGGCCGCCCTGGGTGGCTTTACCGGGCTGTTCGTGGCGGGTATGCAACTGGTCGTGTTGGCTGATGATGCCTTTCTGTTCATGGTTGCCTGGGAACTCATGTCCCTGTCCTCCTACTTCCTGGTGACCTTTCAGCATGAGCATTCCGCGAACCGCCGTGCCGGTTTCCTGTACCTGATGATGGCGGAGATCGGCGCCTTGTGCATTCTTCTCAGCTATGGCGTACTGGCCGGAAATGGGCATGGTTTTGCCTTCGATGCCATGCGTGCAGCCCAGGTGAACGGTATGTGGGCGACAGTGGCTTTTGCCCTGGCATTTCTTGGTTTTGGCATGAAAGCCGGGTTGCTGCCGGTACATGCCTGGTTGCCAGAAGCGCATCCCGTGGCGCCCTCCCACATCTCTGCTCTCATGTCCGGGGTGATGCTCAAAGTGGCCGTCTATGGATTCATTCGCTTCAGCTTTGATCTTCTCGGCGGCATTCAATGGGGTTGGGGGGTGGCCGTGTTGCTGGTCGGAAGTGTGTCCGCCCTGATGGGAGTGCTCTATGCCCTGATGCAACATGACCTGAAGCGCCTGCTGGCCTATCACTCGGTGGAGAATATCGGCATCATCTTCATTGGCCTGGGACTGGCCATGGTGTTCGAAGGTACCGGACATCACCTGCTGGCGGCCCTGGGACTGGTAGCGGCCTTGTATCACACCATCAATCACGCCTTGTTCAAGAGCCTGCTGTTCCTGGGTGCCGGGGCGGTGCTGCACAGTTCCCATCAGCGGGACATGGAGCACATGGGCGGCTTGCTCAAGCTGATGCCATGGACGGGGCTGTTCTTCCTCGTGGGCTGTATATCCATTGCCGCTCTTCCGCCGTTCAATGGTTTTGTTTCCGAGTGGCTGACGTTTCAGGCTGCCCTTCAGGCCTGGGCCCTGGAGAACGGCGTGTTGCGCAGTCTGATTCCCATCACTGCCGCCATGCTGGCTCTGACCGGGGCCCTGGCGGCTGCCTGTTTCGTCAAAGTGTATGGAGTGAGTTTCCTCGGTCAGGCGCGCAGCAAGCAGGCGCGCAAGGCCCGGGAAGTGGATCCGGGGATGCGTCTGGGGCAGGGGTTGCTGGCCGGGCTTTGCCTTTTGTTGGGGGTTTTTCCTGCGACCGTGATCCAACTCATCGATACCATTCCCCGGGAGTTGTTGCACACGGGATTGGACAAGGCCACGGCCCATGGCTGGTTGTGGCTGACGCCCATGGGCGAGCAGACCGCCAGCTACTCCGCGCCCCTGGTTTTACTGGGCCTGCTGGTGGCCTGGTGGCTGGCGGCATGGGTTCTGCGTCGCGGCGCAGTGCGCGAGGTGCGCCGTTGTGATGCCTGGGACTGCGGCTTTTCCCCTCTCAATGCACGCATGCAATACACCGCCACGGCATTTGCCCAGCCCATACGCCGGGTGTTCGGTATGTTGTTTCTGATGGAGGAAGCGGTCAAACATGATGAGGGTGGGCGGTTGCGTCACAGCCTGCATGTGGGTGATCGCCTGTGGGGTTGGCTTTACGCCCCCGTGATCCACGCTGCCCGGCAGGCGGGAAGAGTGGCCGGGCGATTGCAGACGGGTCATCTGCGCAATTATCTGGGTTGGACCCTGGGAACCCTGGTGGTGGTGTTATGGCTGATTTCCTGA
- a CDS encoding formate hydrogenlyase, with amino-acid sequence MNMGQLSLLEQGIAVLAALVLFTSFALLAQSRLTSAIHSFAWQGAGVALVTALVAFSSHTPHLYLSAVLTLGLKSLLIPWMLHRLVRQLNMERLVENITHPALLLLTGAALVIFSYWVSLPIEKLGLGNTRNIVAISLSVVLLGLWMMVSRRQVIAQVLGFMSMENGLFLAAVASTRGMPLVVELGVAFDVLVAAVLFGIFFFHISESIESLDVDRLNRLSEREESA; translated from the coding sequence ATGAATATGGGGCAGTTGTCTCTCCTGGAACAGGGCATTGCCGTGCTGGCCGCCCTGGTGTTGTTTACTTCCTTTGCGCTTCTGGCCCAAAGCCGCCTGACCTCGGCCATACACAGTTTTGCCTGGCAGGGAGCCGGAGTGGCCCTGGTTACTGCCCTGGTGGCGTTTTCCAGCCATACGCCCCATTTGTATCTGTCTGCTGTCCTGACCCTGGGTTTGAAGAGTCTGCTGATCCCCTGGATGCTGCATCGCCTGGTACGGCAGCTGAATATGGAACGCTTGGTGGAAAACATCACTCATCCCGCTCTGTTGCTCCTCACGGGCGCTGCCCTGGTGATCTTTTCCTACTGGGTATCCCTGCCCATCGAGAAACTGGGCTTGGGCAATACCCGCAATATCGTGGCCATCAGTCTTTCGGTGGTATTGCTGGGGTTGTGGATGATGGTATCCCGGCGACAGGTCATCGCCCAGGTGCTGGGTTTCATGTCCATGGAGAACGGCCTGTTCCTGGCGGCCGTGGCATCCACCCGGGGCATGCCTCTGGTCGTGGAACTGGGGGTGGCCTTTGATGTGCTGGTGGCGGCGGTGCTGTTTGGCATCTTTTTCTTTCATATCAGTGAGAGCATCGAGTCCCTGGATGTGGACCGCCTGAATCGCCTCAGTGAACGGGAGGAGTCGGCATGA
- a CDS encoding NADH-quinone oxidoreductase subunit B family protein, translating into MFRILRKTLGIGVVTEQDPAATDEALESLGIEVKRLVEARFNGSLAIREVDAGSCNGCELEIHAMNNPYHDVERFGIHFVASPRHADVLLVTGPVSRHMETALLRTWEATPAPKWVIACGDCACDGGIFGQDNYASCGGVEAVLPVDLRISGCPPAPLELLAGLRALIQAS; encoded by the coding sequence ATGTTCAGGATATTGCGTAAAACACTGGGTATCGGGGTGGTCACGGAGCAGGATCCGGCTGCTACGGACGAGGCTCTGGAATCCCTGGGTATCGAGGTGAAACGCTTGGTGGAGGCGCGTTTCAATGGCAGCCTGGCGATTCGTGAAGTGGATGCGGGTTCCTGCAATGGCTGTGAACTGGAGATTCATGCCATGAACAATCCTTATCATGATGTGGAACGCTTCGGCATTCATTTCGTGGCGTCCCCGCGGCATGCGGATGTGCTGCTGGTGACCGGTCCCGTGAGCCGGCACATGGAAACCGCCCTGCTGCGCACCTGGGAGGCTACGCCTGCACCCAAGTGGGTCATCGCCTGTGGTGATTGCGCCTGTGATGGGGGCATCTTCGGCCAGGACAACTATGCCAGCTGTGGCGGTGTGGAAGCTGTGCTGCCGGTGGATCTGCGTATTTCCGGCTGTCCGCCAGCGCCCTTGGAACTGCTGGCAGGCCTGCGGGCACTGATTCAGGCGTCCTGA
- a CDS encoding hydrogenase 4 subunit F, producing MSAFWLVLMLPVVGSFLLALTSSLAVSGWLNVAFCALEFLSSVALAVQVHANGSLSLTGFQIDAFNVYLIMLTTFVGLTTAIFSRPYMKDVCEQGRLTRKRMRLYHAMFQMFLFTMLLALSSDNLGILWVAVEGATLATVLLVSLYRTPESIEAAWKYFILCGVGIALALFGTVLVYFAAQQVLPDAEAGLSWRVLYQHAGELDSRVMSIAFVFLLVGYGTKVGLVPMHFWLPDAHSEGPTPVSAVLSGLLLNVALYAVVRFKMLVDGSLQSTDTPAMAGLLMMAFGLLSFVVAVLSLQRQRDIKRMFSYSSIEHMGLMTFAFGMGGPLATFAALLHMLVHSLTKSAIFVTVGHASHIAGTQRIEHIRGLIRTQPGVGWGLLLGVAAIAGFPPFGVFTSEFLILSATIQSWPWLTVLLLGGLGVAFAGLFRNVQPMVYGAAPEGQVAVSANMLPVLVHLLAVLWLGLAIPAVLFGWLNDVTVLIAGEGL from the coding sequence ATGAGCGCTTTCTGGCTGGTATTGATGCTGCCTGTAGTCGGCAGCTTCCTGTTGGCTCTGACCTCCAGCCTGGCCGTCAGCGGCTGGTTGAACGTGGCTTTCTGCGCTCTGGAATTCCTGTCGTCGGTTGCGCTGGCGGTGCAGGTTCACGCCAACGGCAGCCTGTCCCTGACGGGGTTCCAGATAGATGCTTTCAATGTTTATCTGATCATGCTCACGACCTTTGTGGGCCTTACCACGGCGATTTTTTCCCGGCCCTATATGAAAGATGTGTGTGAACAGGGGCGTCTTACGCGCAAGCGCATGCGCCTTTATCATGCCATGTTCCAGATGTTCCTGTTCACCATGCTCCTGGCCCTGAGCAGCGACAACCTGGGCATACTGTGGGTGGCCGTGGAGGGCGCCACCCTGGCCACGGTGCTGCTGGTGAGCCTGTACCGTACCCCGGAGTCCATCGAGGCCGCCTGGAAGTATTTCATCCTGTGTGGCGTGGGCATTGCCCTGGCTTTGTTTGGAACGGTGCTGGTGTATTTCGCCGCTCAGCAGGTGTTGCCTGATGCAGAAGCCGGACTGAGCTGGCGGGTGCTCTACCAGCATGCAGGAGAACTGGATTCCCGGGTAATGAGTATCGCCTTTGTGTTTCTGCTGGTGGGGTACGGCACCAAGGTGGGGCTGGTGCCCATGCATTTCTGGCTTCCGGATGCCCATTCTGAAGGTCCCACACCCGTATCGGCGGTGCTGTCCGGTTTGCTGCTCAACGTAGCCCTGTATGCCGTGGTACGTTTCAAGATGCTGGTGGATGGTTCGCTTCAGAGCACGGATACGCCCGCCATGGCCGGACTGCTGATGATGGCCTTTGGCCTGCTGTCCTTCGTGGTGGCGGTGCTTTCCCTGCAACGCCAGCGGGACATCAAGCGTATGTTCAGCTATTCATCCATCGAACACATGGGGCTGATGACTTTTGCCTTCGGCATGGGCGGCCCCCTGGCGACCTTTGCCGCCCTGTTGCACATGCTGGTGCATTCTCTCACCAAGTCCGCCATTTTCGTCACTGTGGGTCACGCCAGCCACATTGCCGGTACCCAGCGTATCGAGCATATCCGTGGTCTGATCCGCACCCAGCCCGGCGTGGGCTGGGGTCTGCTTCTTGGCGTGGCGGCCATTGCCGGGTTTCCGCCTTTTGGGGTCTTTACCAGCGAATTTCTGATTCTCAGCGCCACCATACAGAGTTGGCCCTGGCTGACGGTGCTGCTGCTGGGCGGCCTGGGGGTGGCCTTCGCCGGACTGTTCCGCAATGTGCAGCCCATGGTTTACGGGGCGGCGCCCGAGGGGCAGGTGGCCGTGTCTGCCAATATGCTGCCGGTGCTGGTGCATCTTCTGGCAGTGCTCTGGCTGGGGCTGGCCATTCCCGCGGTGTTGTTTGGCTGGCTCAATGACGTGACTGTGCTGATCGCCGGGGAGGGCTTGTAA
- a CDS encoding hydrogenase large subunit yields MGRFDWLSEYLARLEDEHVLVRRGSAQKLAPAHVLEIDAEDWGRAARQASLMEYRWCGLWGDENAGQIRVYACLENDGDYLVLQTAVATDMPVLPSHVPSYPIADRPERHAQDMLGLVFSDSPDERRWIRHQAWPESSYPLRRNFSLPEQAASQPAPADGDYPFRAIRGEGVCEIPVGPVHAGIIEPGHFRFNVVGEEILSLEQHLGYVHKGIEKAAVGRSPEELVRLAGRVSGDSSVAHAWAACQALERASGCYPGARDVELRGLFCERERVANHLGDIGAICNDVGFAFALYQCSRLREDWLRRNRELFGHRLLMDLLVPGGVTRDLDSAGVESLKQDHQRLRQETDELFDILLDQPSLEDRLLNTGVLRPATAKALGCTGYVGKASGQGFDLRISNPYPPYAQLPMTGVCLSEGDVMARVQVRMEEIRHSLAWMDQLLERFSPGESSRDWRIPDGPCEGLGLVEGWRGEIITYVRLDASGRVARFFPRDPSWHSWPALERIVMGNIVPDFPVCNKSVNGSYSGQDL; encoded by the coding sequence ATGGGGCGATTCGACTGGCTTTCTGAATATCTGGCGCGTCTTGAAGATGAGCATGTGCTGGTGCGCCGTGGTTCCGCGCAAAAGCTGGCGCCCGCTCATGTCCTGGAAATCGATGCCGAAGACTGGGGACGGGCGGCGCGTCAGGCTTCTCTGATGGAATACCGCTGGTGTGGTCTTTGGGGGGATGAGAACGCCGGGCAGATCCGGGTGTATGCCTGTCTGGAGAATGATGGCGACTACCTGGTGTTGCAAACGGCTGTGGCCACGGATATGCCGGTGTTGCCCTCCCATGTGCCTTCCTATCCCATCGCGGATCGTCCCGAGCGGCATGCTCAGGACATGCTGGGCCTGGTGTTCAGTGATTCTCCTGATGAACGCCGCTGGATTCGTCACCAGGCCTGGCCGGAGTCTTCATACCCCCTGCGCCGGAATTTCTCCCTGCCGGAGCAAGCCGCCAGCCAGCCGGCCCCGGCGGACGGAGACTACCCGTTCCGGGCTATCAGGGGCGAGGGCGTTTGCGAGATTCCCGTGGGACCCGTGCATGCGGGCATCATCGAACCAGGGCATTTCCGCTTCAATGTCGTGGGCGAGGAGATTCTCAGCCTGGAGCAACACCTGGGATATGTACACAAGGGTATCGAGAAGGCCGCTGTCGGCCGTAGTCCTGAGGAACTGGTTCGCCTGGCTGGCCGGGTATCCGGGGACAGCAGCGTGGCCCATGCCTGGGCCGCCTGCCAGGCCCTGGAAAGAGCGAGCGGCTGTTATCCGGGGGCGCGGGATGTGGAGTTGCGCGGACTGTTCTGCGAGCGGGAACGGGTGGCCAATCACCTGGGAGATATTGGCGCCATCTGCAACGATGTGGGCTTCGCCTTTGCGCTCTACCAATGCTCGCGCCTGCGGGAAGACTGGCTGCGCCGCAACCGGGAGTTGTTTGGTCATCGCCTGCTCATGGATTTGCTGGTGCCGGGGGGCGTGACCAGGGATCTGGACAGTGCCGGCGTGGAAAGCCTGAAACAGGATCACCAGCGGCTGCGGCAGGAAACGGACGAGTTGTTCGATATTCTTCTGGATCAGCCTTCTCTGGAAGACCGGTTGTTGAATACCGGCGTGCTGCGTCCTGCCACGGCGAAAGCTCTGGGCTGTACCGGTTATGTGGGCAAGGCCAGTGGCCAGGGCTTCGATCTGCGCATCAGCAACCCCTATCCACCCTATGCGCAGCTGCCCATGACGGGGGTATGTCTGTCCGAGGGGGATGTCATGGCACGGGTACAGGTGCGCATGGAAGAGATACGCCACAGTCTGGCTTGGATGGATCAGCTCCTGGAGCGCTTTTCTCCGGGTGAGTCCAGCCGCGACTGGCGGATACCCGATGGCCCCTGCGAGGGTTTGGGGCTGGTGGAAGGCTGGCGCGGTGAGATCATCACCTATGTGCGCCTGGATGCCTCGGGGCGCGTGGCCCGGTTCTTTCCCCGTGATCCCAGCTGGCACAGCTGGCCGGCTCTGGAGCGCATCGTCATGGGTAATATCGTGCCGGACTTTCCCGTGTGCAACAAATCCGTCAATGGTTCCTATTCCGGGCAGGATCTCTGA
- a CDS encoding respiratory chain complex I subunit 1 family protein gives MADFLSLSGWFIVVLQGFLFLLGAPLLTGWIRFIKSRLQNRKGPPIVQPLQDLRKLFGKEALVAHTASMVFRAAPYVVFTSALVAVSLVPLIATNLPSAMAADMIVLVGLLALGRFFLALAGMDVGSSFGGMGASREMLVSALAEPAMLMAVFTLAMSAHSTNLSSVVDFNLSNGLILRPSFLFALLGLMLVAVAETGRIPVDNPATHLELTMIHEAMILEYSGRHLALMEWAAQLKLMLYGVLIVNLFFPWGIATADTAAALFLGLLAVVLKLLLLGVVVAVGETVLAKMRLFRVPQYLNLAFLLTLLGLFSHIILETGV, from the coding sequence ATGGCTGATTTCCTGAGTCTTTCCGGTTGGTTCATCGTGGTTCTGCAGGGATTCCTGTTCCTGCTGGGCGCGCCTTTGCTGACGGGCTGGATTCGCTTCATCAAGTCGCGCCTGCAGAACCGCAAGGGGCCACCCATCGTTCAGCCTCTGCAGGATTTGCGCAAGCTTTTTGGCAAGGAGGCTCTGGTGGCCCATACGGCCTCCATGGTGTTTCGCGCGGCGCCTTATGTGGTCTTCACCAGTGCTCTGGTGGCGGTTTCCCTGGTGCCCCTGATCGCCACCAATCTGCCTTCCGCCATGGCGGCAGATATGATCGTACTGGTGGGCCTGCTGGCCCTGGGGCGCTTCTTCCTGGCCCTGGCGGGCATGGATGTGGGCAGTAGTTTTGGCGGTATGGGAGCTTCCCGGGAAATGCTGGTCTCAGCTCTTGCGGAACCGGCGATGTTGATGGCGGTGTTTACTCTGGCCATGAGTGCCCACAGTACCAATCTGTCCTCGGTGGTGGATTTCAACCTGTCCAATGGTCTGATTCTGCGTCCGTCCTTCCTGTTCGCCCTGTTGGGGCTGATGCTGGTGGCGGTGGCGGAAACCGGCCGTATTCCGGTGGACAATCCGGCCACCCATCTGGAGCTGACCATGATCCATGAGGCCATGATCCTGGAGTATTCCGGGCGCCACCTGGCCCTCATGGAATGGGCGGCGCAGCTCAAGCTCATGCTCTACGGAGTGCTCATCGTCAACCTGTTTTTCCCCTGGGGTATCGCTACTGCCGATACGGCAGCGGCCCTGTTCCTGGGGTTGTTGGCCGTGGTTCTCAAGCTGCTGCTGTTGGGAGTGGTGGTGGCGGTAGGGGAAACTGTGCTGGCCAAGATGCGTTTGTTTCGGGTGCCACAGTATCTCAATCTGGCTTTTCTGCTGACCCTGCTGGGGCTGTTCTCCCACATTATTCTGGAGACTGGCGTATGA
- a CDS encoding NAD(P)/FAD-dependent oxidoreductase, which produces MASTAHYDYLIIGQGLAGSLLAWCLTQKAARVLVLDDGHATASSMVAAGLINPLAGMRFNHSPLVHDWLRSLEQTYNELAGLAGQDFLQWLDMLRLFRSAEQIRFYQRQKDKAGITMLIGEKLDSDNFPQPVQAPWGGFEQHRTGWVRLPKLLAFMAEWMQERDMLRHQTVDWNDLAPGDKGVTCNGIQADHAIFCDGYRSMHNPWFDWLPFAPDQGEILTLKRVSDQSLPDRIINGATWLLPVDKGRYRLGATHYHDRQDNQPTESGKERLLEGMEKLLRHPQALELERNDAGVRPATADRQPFIGTHPEQPRLHMFNGFGAHGSLTIPWYAQRMAAWLLSGDPLPQNADIRRYAQDA; this is translated from the coding sequence ATGGCATCAACAGCACATTACGATTACCTCATCATCGGCCAGGGCCTGGCGGGCAGCCTGCTGGCCTGGTGTCTGACGCAAAAAGCCGCCAGGGTGCTGGTACTGGATGATGGCCACGCCACGGCTTCCAGCATGGTTGCCGCAGGGCTGATCAATCCTCTGGCGGGTATGCGCTTCAACCACTCACCCCTGGTGCATGACTGGTTGCGCAGCCTGGAACAAACCTACAATGAACTGGCGGGCCTGGCAGGGCAGGACTTTCTCCAGTGGCTGGATATGCTGCGTCTGTTCCGTTCCGCCGAACAGATTCGCTTTTACCAGCGTCAGAAAGACAAAGCCGGGATCACTATGCTCATTGGAGAAAAACTGGATTCCGACAACTTCCCACAACCGGTGCAGGCCCCCTGGGGGGGCTTTGAGCAGCATCGCACAGGCTGGGTGAGACTGCCAAAGCTGCTGGCTTTCATGGCAGAGTGGATGCAGGAGCGGGACATGCTGCGCCATCAGACGGTTGACTGGAACGATTTGGCCCCCGGGGACAAGGGCGTCACCTGCAATGGCATCCAGGCAGACCATGCCATCTTTTGCGACGGTTACCGCTCCATGCACAATCCTTGGTTCGACTGGCTGCCCTTTGCCCCGGATCAGGGGGAAATCCTTACCCTGAAGCGGGTCTCGGATCAATCCCTGCCCGATCGAATCATCAATGGCGCCACCTGGCTGCTACCGGTGGACAAGGGCCGCTACCGCCTGGGCGCCACTCATTATCATGACCGCCAGGACAACCAGCCCACGGAATCGGGAAAGGAAAGACTGCTGGAAGGCATGGAAAAACTGCTGCGGCATCCGCAGGCACTGGAACTGGAACGCAATGACGCCGGAGTGCGTCCGGCCACCGCTGACCGCCAGCCCTTCATCGGCACCCATCCCGAACAGCCCCGGTTGCACATGTTCAACGGCTTTGGCGCTCATGGCAGCCTGACCATCCCCTGGTATGCGCAACGCATGGCCGCGTGGCTCCTGAGCGGCGACCCCCTGCCGCAGAACGCCGATATCCGGCGCTATGCTCAGGACGCCTGA
- a CDS encoding POT family MFS transporter, with product MSYRTRPLDQKGMPGGIPYIIGNEAAERFSFYGMRTILVVFMTQYLMGAGGELATMSDEDAKGWYHLFVSAVYFTPLLGAVLADVWWGKYKTILLLSLVYCGGHLALALDDTRVGLAIGLGLIALGAGGIKPCVSAHVGDQFGHSNRGLISRSFGWFYMAINVGAFVSTLLTPWLLKHYGPHWAFGVPGVLMALATLLFWAGRNKFVHVPPAGKGFLKEALSPRSLRIFGRLGMIYVFIAVFWSLYDQTGSSWVLQAQQMDRHFLGFEMLPSQIQAVNPLLIIVLIPLFSYVIYPALGKVIKLTPMRKVALGFLLAAGAFAVSSLAQERIDAGSTPGISWQLLAYLLLTCGEVMVSITALEYSYTQAPRAMKSFIMALFMLSVSLGNIFTSLVNFFIQNDDGTVMLEGAQYYWFFTILMAVTAALFALLTPLIRDKTILQVSEGSSNAA from the coding sequence ATGAGCTACCGTACCCGCCCCCTGGATCAGAAAGGCATGCCTGGCGGCATCCCCTACATTATCGGCAACGAGGCTGCTGAACGGTTCAGCTTCTACGGCATGCGCACCATCCTGGTGGTGTTTATGACCCAGTATCTCATGGGCGCCGGGGGAGAACTGGCGACAATGAGTGATGAAGATGCCAAGGGCTGGTATCACTTGTTCGTGTCAGCGGTTTATTTTACGCCGTTGCTGGGGGCGGTTCTTGCCGACGTGTGGTGGGGAAAGTACAAGACCATTCTGCTCCTGTCCCTGGTGTACTGTGGGGGCCACCTGGCCCTGGCCCTGGATGATACCCGTGTGGGCCTGGCCATTGGTCTGGGGCTCATCGCCCTGGGGGCCGGAGGGATAAAGCCCTGTGTATCCGCCCATGTGGGGGATCAGTTCGGCCACAGCAACCGTGGGCTCATCAGCCGCTCTTTTGGCTGGTTCTACATGGCCATCAATGTGGGAGCCTTCGTATCAACACTGCTTACTCCCTGGCTGCTCAAGCACTATGGTCCCCACTGGGCCTTTGGCGTACCCGGGGTGCTCATGGCCCTGGCTACCCTGCTGTTCTGGGCGGGGCGAAACAAATTCGTGCATGTGCCTCCAGCAGGCAAGGGCTTTCTGAAGGAGGCTCTTTCCCCCCGGAGCCTGCGTATCTTCGGGCGCCTGGGAATGATCTATGTGTTTATTGCGGTGTTCTGGTCCCTGTATGACCAGACGGGGTCGTCCTGGGTGCTGCAGGCGCAGCAGATGGATCGGCACTTTCTGGGATTTGAGATGTTGCCGTCCCAGATCCAGGCCGTGAATCCGCTGCTGATCATTGTTCTGATTCCCCTGTTCAGTTACGTCATCTATCCGGCTCTGGGTAAGGTCATCAAGCTCACTCCCATGCGCAAGGTGGCCCTGGGCTTTTTGCTCGCAGCAGGGGCTTTCGCCGTATCTTCCCTGGCTCAGGAACGGATTGATGCAGGCAGCACCCCAGGCATCTCCTGGCAGTTGCTGGCTTACCTGCTGCTGACCTGCGGCGAGGTCATGGTTTCCATTACCGCGCTGGAATATTCCTATACCCAGGCGCCCCGGGCCATGAAGTCATTTATCATGGCCCTGTTCATGCTGTCGGTGTCCCTGGGCAATATCTTCACCAGCCTGGTCAACTTCTTCATCCAGAATGACGACGGGACAGTGATGCTGGAAGGGGCGCAGTACTATTGGTTCTTTACGATTCTCATGGCGGTAACGGCAGCATTGTTTGCCCTGCTCACCC